One genomic window of Punica granatum isolate Tunisia-2019 chromosome 1, ASM765513v2, whole genome shotgun sequence includes the following:
- the LOC116192905 gene encoding major strawberry allergen Fra a 1.06-like, whose amino-acid sequence MGVITYEMEISSKIPPARMFKAFVLDADTVIPKILPQAIKSVEVLEGDGGAGTIKLITFGEGSQYKSVKHKVDSIDKESLTYSYSIIEGDALSDKIEKISYEVKIEASSDGGSVCKNTSKYYTVGEVTITEDQIKAGKEKASAMFKAVETYLLANPDA is encoded by the exons ATGGGAGTGATCACATACGAGATGGAGATAAGCTCGAAAATCCCACCGGCCAGGATGTTCAAGGCCTTCGTGCTCGACGCCGACACCGTCATCCCTAAGATCCTCCCCCAGGCCATCAAGAGTGTCGAGGTCCTTGAAGGTGATGGTGGAGCCGGCACCATCAAGCTCATCACCTTTGGCGAAG GGAGCCAGTACAAATCAGTGAAGCACAAGGTGGACTCGATCGACAAGGAGAGCCTCACCTACAGCTACTCCATCATTGAGGGTGATGCCCTTTCGGACAAAATCGAGAAGATCTCCTACGAGGTCAAGATCGAGGCGTCCTCCGATGGGGGATCAGTCTGCAAGAACACGAGCAAGTACTACACAGTCGGGGAGGTCACCATCACGGAGGATCAGATCAAGGCTGGCAAAGAGAAGGCCTCTGCCATGTTCAAGGCCGTGGAGACATACCTCCTTGCCAACCCCGATGCGTAG